The following nucleotide sequence is from Pseudomonas sp. S09G 359.
ATGCTGGATAACGCCGAATACTTCGTGCGCACTTTTATTCGCGGGCCGGTGTGCCGTGGGCAGATCGCCACGGACGTGATTCGCGACAATTTCTGGACCCTGTTCCAAGACCCGGACCACGACCTGTATGTCAACGATGCCCGCTATCGAGGCCAGGCCACGCCACTGCTGGCGATGCCGGGGCAGATCGACGATGTCGGCAGTGTGCTCAGCCTGTGGCTCAAATACCGGGATAAACGCAATGAATACGAGGCCTTGCGCCGTGACAGCTACGCCGACCTGCCGCCGCCAAGCTGGTCGAGCCTGTGGGCGGGCAATGACAATGCGCTGCTGACGATCTTCCGCCACTTCGACAGCGCGGCGGTGAGCAAAGGCTTGATCGGCGAAGTGCCACAGACGATGTGGCTGTTCGACTATCCGTTGTTGGAGCGCACCTACTATCAACTGGCGGTGAACTTTGATGTGTTCGGCAATGTGTCGCACCAGGCTCAGACGCGCTTGTATTTCGACCTGATCCGCAATGGCGCCGAGCAGAATTTCCTGCGGCTGATGCCGGCCGACAGCCGCGACGACTTTATGGACGACTGGTACCAGAACAGTGGCAAGATCAAGCTGTGGCTGGACTATGAAGCCATTGACGACGACAAGCCCACCGGCTTGCACCTGGATGAAAAGGATCCCAAGCGCGACTTTGCCAACCAGTTGCTCAGCCGTTACGGCGACCTGAACGCCAGCCCCGACCCGATCAACCGCTGCTCCGGGGCTTTTTGCTCGCGGGATGGTATCGATCCGGCGTTGCAGGATGCCGAGCAAGCGCTGAGCCGCCTGACATCTCGCCCGGCAGCCGGGCTCAAGGTTATCGAGCAGTTGCCCGAGGCCACGATGCTGCGCATTGAAACCGCCGACGGCAAACGGGTGGTCTACAGCATGTTGCGCAACCGTGCGCACAGTAATGTGGCGTTCCTGCTGGGCGAGGCTTATCGCTATCAGCCGGGGCTGGATACCGTGACTATTTATCCTGGGGTGCTCAGTAGCTATCCGAATTTCATGTTCAATATCCCGGCCGGGGACGTGCCGCAGTTTGTTGCCGAAATGGAGCGGGCCAAGGATGCCAAGCGTTTTGAGGCGATTGTCAACCGCTGGGGCGTACGCCGCAGCCACCCGTTGTTCTGGCAGTATTTCCACGATTTGTCGCAGTACATTCGTGAAACCACGCCGGTGGAAGAGGGGGTGTTGGACATGAATCGGTATGAGAATTTGTGAGTGGGTTGTTGAGTGCGTATCCGCCATTGCCTAAATAACGGATATGTACTCAGCACTCCACGCGGCCAAAAACTATCCCGACAAAAACACTAGGACTTTGTACCTCGGTAATAATTTGGCGTAAACTGCCGGCAAGCCTGTGAGGAGTTTCCATGACTGCCATAACCATTACCGACGCCGCCCACGATTACCTGGCTGACCTGCTGTCCAAGCAGAACACCCCAGGTATCGGTATCCGCGTCTTTATCACCCAGCCCGGCACCCAATACGCCGAGACTTGCATTGCCTACTGCAAGCCTGGGGAAGAGAAACCTGAAGACACCGCCCTGGGGCTGAAAAGCTTCACCGCCTACATCGATGCCTTCAGCGAAGCCTTCCTTGACGACGCCGTGGTCGACTACGCCACCGACCGTATGGGCGGCCAGTTGACCATCAAGGCGCCCAACGCCAAGGTGCCGAACGTCAACGCCGACAGCCCGGTGAACGAGCGCATCAACTACTACCTGCAAACCGAAATCAACCCGGGGCTGGCCAGCCACGGCGGCCAGGTCAGCTTGATCGACGTGGTTGAAGACGGCATCGCCGTGTTGAAGTTCGGTGGCGGCTGCCAGGGCTGCGGCCAGGCGGACGTGACCCTGCGCGAAGGTATCGAGCGCACCCTGCTGGAGCGTATTCCGGAGCTTAAGGGTGTGCGTGACGTGACCGACCACACGCAGAAAGAAAACGCTTACTACTGAGTAAGGCGTTCACTGCGAACAAAAAAACGGCGCCCCGTGAGCGCCGTTTTTTATGCTTGTATTTCAAATGGTTACGCTATCTTCCTAACAAAGCAGATCAACTGTGGGAGGGGGCTTGCCCCCGATAGCGGTGTGTCAGTCGCCTCATGAGTAGCCTGATACATCGCCATCGGGGGCAAGCCCCCTCCCACATTTTGTTTTGTATTTAGTCAATTAAATCAGTGTCTTGTCTAGTTTTTATAAA
It contains:
- a CDS encoding fatty acid cis/trans isomerase produces the protein MSLRLIVSAVLALVASTALAEGSISYTRDIQPIFTEKCVACHACYDSACQLNLGSAEGAARGATKVPVYDGERSQATPTTRLFYDAFGKQAWQQKGFYSVLDAQGSQAALMARMLELGHNAPLQPNAKLPDEIVLGLNRENMCATPGEFNAYAGAHPKEGMPLAVTGLTDQQYQTLQRWLASGAPIDEQGLAPSAKEALQVQQWENLFNQPGARESLVARWLFEHLFLAHIYFENGEPGHFFQWVRSRTPSGQPIDLIATRRPNDDPGTQVYYRLWPVQGVIVHKTHITYPFSAAKMARIKQLFYAADWQVNALPGYGPGRRANPFETFEAIPAKARYQFMLDNAEYFVRTFIRGPVCRGQIATDVIRDNFWTLFQDPDHDLYVNDARYRGQATPLLAMPGQIDDVGSVLSLWLKYRDKRNEYEALRRDSYADLPPPSWSSLWAGNDNALLTIFRHFDSAAVSKGLIGEVPQTMWLFDYPLLERTYYQLAVNFDVFGNVSHQAQTRLYFDLIRNGAEQNFLRLMPADSRDDFMDDWYQNSGKIKLWLDYEAIDDDKPTGLHLDEKDPKRDFANQLLSRYGDLNASPDPINRCSGAFCSRDGIDPALQDAEQALSRLTSRPAAGLKVIEQLPEATMLRIETADGKRVVYSMLRNRAHSNVAFLLGEAYRYQPGLDTVTIYPGVLSSYPNFMFNIPAGDVPQFVAEMERAKDAKRFEAIVNRWGVRRSHPLFWQYFHDLSQYIRETTPVEEGVLDMNRYENL
- the nfuA gene encoding Fe-S biogenesis protein NfuA; this encodes MTAITITDAAHDYLADLLSKQNTPGIGIRVFITQPGTQYAETCIAYCKPGEEKPEDTALGLKSFTAYIDAFSEAFLDDAVVDYATDRMGGQLTIKAPNAKVPNVNADSPVNERINYYLQTEINPGLASHGGQVSLIDVVEDGIAVLKFGGGCQGCGQADVTLREGIERTLLERIPELKGVRDVTDHTQKENAYY